Proteins encoded within one genomic window of Geotalea daltonii FRC-32:
- a CDS encoding cytochrome c7, with the protein MKKIFVAVVLTLTCAVAAMAADTISLPAKNGNVTFEHKKHQESLKDCKACHEKGPGKIEGFGKDAAHKLCKGCHETKKAGPTKCGECHKK; encoded by the coding sequence ATGAAAAAGATTTTTGTTGCGGTTGTACTGACCCTTACTTGTGCAGTTGCTGCCATGGCAGCTGATACCATTTCACTGCCTGCAAAGAATGGTAACGTAACCTTCGAGCACAAGAAGCACCAGGAATCCCTGAAAGACTGCAAGGCCTGCCACGAGAAGGGCCCGGGCAAGATTGAAGGCTTCGGCAAGGATGCCGCTCACAAGCTTTGCAAAGGTTGCCACGAAACAAAGAAGGCCGGCCCGACCAAATGCGGGGAGTGCCACAAGAAGTAG
- the resB gene encoding cytochrome c biogenesis protein ResB → MTTNNRGFAQTLWDFFCSLKLSIFLLIGLALTSIIGTVIPQVPVPQEYLQTITPFKMQLYEKLGFFDMYHSWWFILLLYLLTVNLIACSIKRLPRVWKIVSEPTLVMDEGFERSLSHTHEIKVPGSAPALKDKMAAFLKAEFAEPTVTEAGGEYHLFAQKSPYCRLGVYVVHLSIIIIFIGALIGSFFGYKAYVNIAEGTGVDSVESRSGKNIPLGFSVRCEKFAVSFYDTGAPKEFKSILTVLENDKPVPGYENVKVIVNDPLTYKGITFYQSSYGAAGDTLYRFSVRSRNGGQPVPLIAHEEDRVPLPDGGFMQIIGVAPEVGSDFPGCSGPGAKLEITRPNGKKEYAIVLLNPACRDFDEKRGSDLIFTFDGKDEKFYTGLQVAKDPGVWVVWLGCSLMVVGICMAFFMSHKRIWIRVANGRVTLGGTASKNPAGFELLFQELAAKLDSSIK, encoded by the coding sequence TTGACAACAAACAATCGCGGATTTGCACAAACGTTGTGGGATTTTTTCTGTTCACTGAAGCTTTCCATCTTCCTTCTTATCGGCCTTGCCTTAACGTCCATTATCGGCACGGTCATCCCCCAGGTGCCGGTCCCCCAGGAATACCTTCAGACCATCACTCCCTTTAAGATGCAGCTCTATGAGAAGCTTGGATTCTTCGACATGTACCACTCCTGGTGGTTCATTCTGCTTCTCTATCTTTTGACGGTCAACCTCATTGCCTGCTCCATCAAAAGGCTGCCGCGGGTATGGAAGATTGTTTCCGAACCGACGCTGGTCATGGATGAGGGATTTGAAAGGTCGCTTTCCCATACACACGAAATCAAAGTTCCAGGCAGCGCTCCAGCCTTGAAGGACAAAATGGCTGCATTTCTCAAAGCCGAATTCGCCGAGCCGACTGTGACCGAGGCTGGCGGCGAATATCACTTATTCGCCCAAAAAAGCCCCTATTGCCGTCTTGGCGTATACGTAGTCCATCTGAGCATTATTATTATTTTCATTGGCGCGCTTATCGGCTCCTTTTTCGGGTACAAGGCCTATGTCAACATCGCCGAAGGTACCGGCGTAGATTCTGTTGAGAGCCGGTCAGGCAAGAACATCCCTCTGGGATTCTCCGTCAGATGTGAAAAATTTGCCGTATCATTTTACGATACCGGTGCACCAAAGGAATTCAAAAGTATCCTCACGGTTCTGGAAAACGACAAGCCTGTTCCAGGCTATGAAAATGTTAAAGTTATCGTCAACGACCCGCTTACCTACAAAGGCATCACATTCTATCAGTCTTCCTACGGGGCTGCCGGCGATACACTTTATCGTTTCTCTGTCAGAAGCCGAAATGGCGGACAGCCTGTCCCCCTGATCGCCCACGAGGAAGACCGGGTACCGCTGCCTGATGGTGGTTTCATGCAGATCATCGGTGTTGCGCCTGAGGTCGGCAGTGACTTCCCCGGTTGTTCAGGGCCCGGGGCCAAGCTGGAGATTACCCGCCCCAACGGCAAAAAAGAATACGCCATAGTGCTGCTTAATCCCGCTTGCCGCGATTTCGATGAAAAACGTGGCAGTGACCTCATCTTCACTTTTGACGGCAAAGATGAAAAGTTCTATACCGGACTACAGGTTGCCAAGGATCCAGGGGTATGGGTGGTCTGGCTTGGTTGCTCCCTGATGGTGGTAGGCATTTGCATGGCGTTCTTCATGTCACATAAACGCATCTGGATCAGAGTCGCCAATGGTCGTGTTACGTTAGGGGGGACTGCCAGCAAGAATCCTGCAGGATTTGAGCTTTTATTCCAGGAACTGGCTGCCAAGCTCGACAGTAGTATTAAATAA
- a CDS encoding glycosyltransferase family 2 protein has protein sequence MDLSVVVPIYNEEENIPELCRRVFAALDQSGLSYELILVDDGSVDESFNRLKAVAAHKPFVKIIRFRRNFGQTAAMAAGFNAASGSVVIPMDGDLQNDPSDIPRLVKKIDEGFDVVSGWRKNRRDTFVNRKLPSLIANRLISKMTGVHLHDYGCTLKAYRREVLDAINLYGEMHRFVPALASQVGAKVAELPVAHHPRLHGVSKYGISRTTRVILDLMTVKFLLTYSTKPIQLFGKWGIYALFAGMMSGAAVVYMKIFEQMSMNRNPLLILTAFLLFMGVQFIVLGLLGELNARTYYEAQSKPIYVVKEKVNIA, from the coding sequence TTGGACTTGAGTGTAGTCGTACCAATTTATAACGAAGAAGAAAATATTCCGGAGCTATGCCGCAGGGTGTTCGCCGCTCTTGATCAAAGCGGACTCTCCTATGAACTTATACTTGTGGATGACGGCTCGGTAGACGAGTCATTTAATCGTTTAAAAGCAGTAGCCGCCCATAAACCTTTTGTGAAGATCATCAGGTTTCGACGCAATTTTGGCCAGACTGCTGCCATGGCTGCAGGCTTCAATGCTGCTAGTGGCAGCGTTGTAATCCCCATGGACGGAGACCTGCAGAATGACCCTTCAGATATCCCTCGCCTTGTAAAGAAGATCGATGAGGGGTTTGACGTTGTCTCCGGTTGGCGTAAAAATCGCCGTGACACCTTCGTCAACCGCAAATTGCCTTCACTTATTGCCAATCGTCTCATCTCCAAGATGACAGGGGTTCATTTGCATGACTACGGTTGCACCCTGAAGGCCTACCGCCGGGAGGTGCTTGATGCGATAAATCTATATGGGGAAATGCATCGATTCGTCCCTGCGCTTGCCTCTCAGGTCGGGGCAAAGGTCGCAGAACTCCCGGTTGCCCATCATCCTCGTCTACATGGCGTCAGTAAATATGGAATATCCAGGACCACCCGCGTCATTCTGGACCTGATGACCGTTAAATTCCTTCTTACCTATTCGACCAAACCGATACAGCTTTTTGGCAAGTGGGGGATTTATGCCTTATTTGCCGGAATGATGAGTGGTGCTGCCGTCGTCTATATGAAAATTTTCGAACAGATGAGCATGAACCGGAATCCCTTACTTATTTTGACTGCTTTTCTGCTGTTCATGGGGGTCCAATTCATCGTCCTGGGGCTTTTGGGTGAGTTGAATGCCCGCACCTATTATGAGGCCCAATCCAAGCCCATCTACGTTGTTAAAGAAAAAGTCAACATTGCCTGA
- a CDS encoding cytochrome c3 family protein, protein MKGKPAFFAALLVLFAGFSSDAAITFIYPSPKTQVKRSDYLILKMNNPQISGIKVTVNGLASDTMLIGSAEYKKAFQDLVILQPVWDGGKNEIIVEGYDGEKKIEATSTEIFFSDKPAANVPSQYKRNVMHVPELEKYCSPCHDMNPTTAQLDTNMDKKNPCYGCHKKMGNTNFVHGPAGTFSCAYCHNLKGMPKYAVMLRDAALCNECHADKATEFKKKKFLHGPVEAGMCEICHDPHGSNFTSQLRLPINELCLSCHESVAKETHVVRLTDGAGHPLKDKPDPSKPGSGRDLSCISCHNPHGGEARFFFQNNVEDRMQLCQVCHNK, encoded by the coding sequence TTGAAAGGGAAACCAGCTTTTTTTGCGGCGTTATTGGTTCTGTTTGCGGGTTTTTCCTCTGACGCGGCAATAACCTTTATCTATCCCTCTCCGAAAACCCAGGTCAAACGTTCTGATTACCTGATCCTTAAAATGAATAACCCGCAGATTTCCGGGATCAAGGTAACTGTTAACGGCCTGGCCAGTGATACGATGCTGATCGGGTCCGCCGAGTACAAGAAGGCATTTCAGGACCTGGTAATACTCCAGCCGGTATGGGATGGTGGAAAGAACGAGATTATCGTTGAGGGGTACGATGGGGAGAAAAAGATTGAAGCGACCTCAACGGAAATTTTTTTCAGCGACAAGCCTGCCGCAAATGTTCCGTCCCAATATAAGCGGAATGTCATGCACGTACCTGAACTGGAAAAATATTGCAGCCCATGCCATGACATGAATCCCACTACAGCACAGCTGGACACCAACATGGACAAAAAAAATCCATGCTATGGTTGTCACAAGAAAATGGGGAATACTAATTTTGTGCATGGTCCGGCCGGAACCTTTTCTTGTGCTTACTGCCACAACCTCAAGGGAATGCCAAAATATGCCGTGATGCTCCGCGATGCCGCGTTGTGCAATGAATGTCACGCCGATAAGGCGACTGAATTCAAAAAGAAAAAATTCCTCCATGGTCCCGTTGAAGCCGGAATGTGCGAAATCTGTCACGACCCCCACGGCAGCAACTTCACCAGCCAGTTACGGCTACCCATAAACGAACTTTGTTTGTCGTGCCATGAATCTGTCGCCAAGGAAACACATGTGGTGAGGTTGACAGATGGGGCTGGCCACCCGCTGAAAGACAAGCCGGATCCCTCAAAACCAGGCTCGGGGCGTGATCTTTCCTGTATCTCCTGTCATAATCCCCATGGGGGAGAGGCCCGGTTCTTTTTCCAGAACAATGTGGAAGACAGGATGCAGCTCTGCCAGGTCTGCCATAATAAATAA
- a CDS encoding glycosyltransferase: MEFLRISIIIPVKPAGTVKALRNLACVEYPPELFEIFVAEGRRPGTQRNQAAAKATGDILYFLDDDSLVEPHCLAKLASHYLGDPAVAAVGGPSLTPDGDSALQKAIGKVFISLFGGGCNRNRYRQNGMMRETDDSELILCNLSFRRDVFMQSGGLDERLYPNEENELLHRLKEAGKRLLHDPDLAVFRSQRASYPAFVKQIFGYGRGRGEQVRISKEIKIFTFGPSLFILYLLFVPFFFGTLYIAPLVVYLVLDLWFSFLEGPKNEHRFAWLKVILFPTLHLSYGAGLIAGLVLPRFHKAAADSGAVEITRMKNMDAN, from the coding sequence ATGGAATTTCTGAGAATATCCATAATCATTCCGGTAAAGCCTGCTGGAACCGTCAAGGCTTTACGGAACCTCGCCTGTGTTGAGTATCCTCCCGAACTGTTCGAGATATTTGTCGCAGAAGGCCGCAGACCCGGCACCCAGAGAAATCAAGCTGCTGCCAAGGCAACGGGAGACATTTTATACTTTCTTGATGATGACTCTCTGGTTGAACCACATTGTCTGGCCAAACTGGCTTCTCATTACTTGGGGGATCCTGCTGTGGCAGCTGTCGGCGGCCCTTCACTTACCCCTGACGGGGATTCGGCTTTGCAAAAGGCGATCGGTAAAGTATTTATCTCGCTTTTCGGCGGTGGCTGTAATCGCAATCGCTACCGGCAAAACGGAATGATGCGGGAAACTGACGACAGCGAACTTATCCTGTGCAACCTCAGCTTTCGCAGGGACGTATTCATGCAGAGTGGCGGGTTGGACGAAAGGCTTTATCCCAACGAGGAGAACGAATTGCTGCACAGGCTCAAAGAAGCAGGGAAACGGCTGCTCCATGATCCTGACCTTGCAGTTTTTCGCAGTCAACGAGCTTCTTATCCTGCCTTCGTCAAACAGATCTTTGGCTATGGGCGGGGCAGGGGAGAGCAGGTACGCATAAGCAAGGAGATAAAAATCTTTACCTTCGGGCCATCATTGTTTATCTTGTATCTGCTATTTGTGCCTTTTTTCTTTGGAACATTATATATAGCTCCATTGGTGGTTTACTTAGTCCTTGACCTGTGGTTTTCATTCTTGGAAGGGCCTAAGAACGAGCACAGATTTGCTTGGCTCAAAGTAATCCTTTTCCCCACACTGCATTTAAGCTATGGCGCAGGTTTAATCGCAGGTCTGGTTCTGCCACGCTTCCATAAAGCTGCGGCTGATTCCGGTGCAGTGGAAATAACAAGAATGAAGAACATGGATGCAAATTGA
- a CDS encoding cytochrome c3 family protein has protein sequence MKKVLLTAAAVLTMAGSAMAASVVSSKHDLSTGGPQTVYNTNTQQVCVFCHTPHNSKETRALWNRNSATSTSYKLYTSGVWAEQASWFESGQKGVIKSDSPSLMCMSCHDGSSLKAVVNKPKDVTALSASSDTIGSNPANLGTDLTNDHPINIKYADYRANTQYSGSVATLATEDTTTGTVGASTLKLPLAKGVTVECNTCHNVHDPANVPFLRGTMGKSALCTACHLK, from the coding sequence ATGAAAAAAGTTTTATTGACAGCAGCAGCAGTACTTACCATGGCCGGTAGTGCAATGGCCGCATCAGTCGTCAGCAGCAAGCATGACCTTTCGACCGGTGGCCCACAGACTGTGTACAACACCAACACCCAGCAGGTATGTGTTTTCTGTCACACCCCTCACAATTCCAAAGAGACACGGGCTCTGTGGAACAGAAACAGCGCCACTTCTACAAGCTACAAACTGTATACATCCGGTGTCTGGGCCGAGCAGGCATCCTGGTTTGAGAGCGGCCAAAAAGGAGTGATCAAATCTGACAGCCCTTCACTCATGTGCATGAGCTGCCATGACGGCAGCAGCCTCAAGGCCGTTGTAAACAAACCGAAAGATGTAACCGCTCTTTCAGCAAGCAGCGACACAATCGGATCCAACCCTGCCAACCTTGGTACAGACCTGACCAACGATCATCCTATCAACATCAAGTATGCTGATTACCGGGCCAATACCCAGTACAGCGGTTCTGTTGCTACGCTTGCTACCGAGGATACCACAACTGGTACGGTTGGCGCTTCTACCCTCAAGCTGCCGCTTGCCAAGGGCGTTACCGTTGAGTGCAACACCTGCCACAACGTCCATGACCCCGCAAACGTGCCTTTCCTCCGTGGAACCATGGGTAAAAGTGCCCTTTGCACCGCATGTCATCTGAAGTAG
- a CDS encoding cytochrome c3 family protein, whose protein sequence is MTILLSLLGAGTLRAEPLDCRRCHSDLEKARVTHSPFAAGECSSCHQLALDKRHPEQKEAIVLVSDGSKLCSQCHEALDTAKNVHGPVASGDCIFCHTPHSSPNDKLLKDTGIAQCLNCHENKFQQKYMHGPVVEGKCFICHDPHQSDNPYILKMGLPALCLSCHDASAMSGKSIHAPVRKGNCLACHDSHGSPYRKHLRKDFQENFYLPFSPDNFALCFDCHASEMILDRRTDSLTDFRDGDRNLHYLHVNKIDKGRSCKACHDAHAAEQAKLIKRKVPGFGKWEIPIEFQKTSTGGTCIVGCHKPKSYDRIKTNEF, encoded by the coding sequence TTGACCATATTGTTGTCTTTGCTGGGTGCCGGTACCCTGAGAGCAGAACCCCTCGACTGCCGACGCTGTCACAGTGATTTGGAAAAAGCCAGGGTAACGCATTCACCATTTGCTGCCGGTGAATGCTCATCCTGTCATCAGCTTGCTCTGGACAAACGGCATCCTGAACAGAAAGAGGCCATTGTTCTTGTCAGCGATGGTTCAAAGCTCTGCAGCCAATGTCACGAAGCATTGGACACCGCCAAAAATGTTCATGGTCCGGTGGCATCAGGCGATTGCATTTTCTGTCACACACCGCATTCGTCACCAAACGACAAGCTACTCAAGGATACAGGCATTGCCCAGTGTCTGAACTGTCATGAGAATAAATTCCAGCAAAAGTACATGCATGGACCTGTTGTTGAGGGTAAATGTTTTATTTGCCATGATCCCCATCAATCCGACAATCCTTATATTCTGAAGATGGGCCTTCCTGCACTCTGTTTGAGCTGCCACGATGCCTCGGCCATGTCCGGCAAATCAATCCACGCCCCGGTCAGGAAAGGTAACTGCCTGGCCTGTCATGATTCCCACGGCTCACCATACCGCAAGCACCTGCGAAAAGATTTTCAGGAAAATTTTTATCTGCCCTTCAGCCCTGACAATTTTGCCCTTTGTTTTGACTGCCATGCGTCGGAGATGATCCTTGACCGGCGTACTGACAGCCTGACCGATTTCCGTGACGGTGACCGCAATCTGCATTATCTGCATGTCAACAAAATAGATAAAGGCCGGTCTTGCAAAGCCTGCCATGATGCACATGCGGCAGAACAGGCAAAATTAATCAAAAGAAAGGTCCCGGGTTTCGGAAAGTGGGAGATCCCCATTGAATTCCAAAAGACCTCTACCGGAGGCACATGTATCGTTGGCTGTCACAAGCCCAAATCCTATGACAGAATAAAAACCAATGAATTCTGA
- a CDS encoding glycosyltransferase family 4 protein — translation MPDNPIKVIMLAPTPYFSDRGCHVRIYEEAKALRQLGVDVRIVTYHLGRDLGQIPTYRACRIPWYKKVEAGPSWQKPYLDILLLFKAMRIARIFSPDLIHAHLHEGALIGFFLKKWLQVPLLFDYQGSLTAEISAHRFIKKKSLLHKVFAGLESTINNLADFIVTSSSPSASALVNDWHMQANRVQALIDGVDTDDFRPYSKVDCRKELNLPPDVPIVGFLGLLNEYQGIDILLEAISILKGQNTRTFFLVMGFPETEYVKKAKDLGLDSIIRFTGRIDYTLAPKYLSACDLAVSPKISLSEANGKLFNYMACGLPTIVFDTPVNREILGEIGAYAAYSDASDLAVQIAMLATNTPLIEELSEKSREKAVQEHSWRARGETLLELYHGLLKKSKA, via the coding sequence TTGCCTGATAACCCGATCAAAGTCATCATGCTTGCCCCTACACCGTATTTTTCCGATAGGGGTTGTCATGTGCGGATTTACGAAGAGGCAAAAGCCCTGCGACAACTGGGGGTGGATGTCAGAATTGTCACCTACCACCTGGGCCGCGATCTCGGTCAAATACCCACATACAGAGCCTGCAGAATTCCCTGGTACAAGAAAGTCGAAGCCGGCCCTTCCTGGCAAAAGCCTTATCTTGACATCCTCCTGCTGTTCAAGGCGATGCGCATTGCCAGGATTTTTTCTCCCGACCTGATTCATGCACATCTTCATGAGGGTGCTCTGATAGGCTTTTTCCTAAAAAAATGGCTCCAGGTACCCTTGCTTTTCGATTACCAGGGTAGCCTGACCGCTGAAATATCGGCCCATCGTTTCATCAAAAAAAAATCACTCCTCCATAAAGTTTTTGCTGGTCTGGAAAGCACAATCAATAATCTTGCTGATTTCATAGTTACCAGCTCCAGCCCCAGTGCCTCGGCGCTTGTGAATGACTGGCACATGCAGGCTAATCGGGTTCAGGCGCTCATCGATGGCGTGGATACGGATGATTTTCGTCCCTACTCTAAGGTGGACTGTCGGAAAGAGCTGAACCTGCCGCCGGATGTGCCGATAGTAGGCTTTCTCGGGCTTCTCAACGAATATCAGGGCATCGATATTCTCCTTGAAGCCATTTCCATACTCAAGGGGCAAAACACCCGGACATTTTTTCTGGTCATGGGATTTCCTGAAACGGAATACGTTAAAAAGGCCAAGGATTTAGGCTTGGACAGCATCATTCGCTTTACCGGCAGAATCGATTACACCCTGGCGCCAAAATACTTGTCAGCATGCGATCTGGCTGTTTCCCCCAAAATTTCGCTCTCCGAGGCCAATGGCAAACTGTTCAATTACATGGCTTGCGGGCTGCCGACCATTGTTTTTGATACCCCTGTGAATAGGGAGATACTTGGGGAAATCGGTGCTTATGCTGCCTACAGCGATGCGTCAGATTTGGCTGTACAAATAGCCATGCTTGCAACCAACACTCCCCTGATTGAGGAGTTGTCGGAAAAAAGCAGGGAAAAGGCAGTCCAGGAACATTCATGGCGGGCAAGGGGGGAGACTCTTTTAGAATTGTATCACGGGCTATTGAAAAAGAGTAAAGCATAG
- the ccsB gene encoding c-type cytochrome biogenesis protein CcsB — protein MSSSMLFNVTTISYMLSTLLFLAFLATKNKSIGLSGTIAAGFGFIVQTTAIGLRWKESYDLGRGHAPLSNLFESVVFFAWTIVLIFLIIDFKYKYRAVGFFVVPFALLGMAWAQLGLDSGIEPLVPALQSNWLLYHVVTCFLGYAAFAVACGLSIMYLIREKQEDSSASSPAGGVIGMFPSVKVLDDLNYKAIMIGFPLLTLGIVTGAAWANYAWGTYWSWDPKETWSLIVWFVYAAFLHARITRGWVGRRAAILSIVGFAATIFCYLGVNLFLSGLHSYGK, from the coding sequence ATGTCCAGTTCCATGCTCTTTAACGTTACGACAATTTCTTACATGCTCTCAACGTTGCTATTTCTGGCATTTCTTGCCACTAAAAACAAAAGCATAGGGCTTTCCGGTACCATTGCTGCAGGTTTCGGCTTTATAGTCCAGACGACCGCCATCGGCCTTCGCTGGAAGGAATCCTACGATCTGGGACGCGGACATGCTCCATTGTCCAATCTCTTTGAATCGGTAGTGTTCTTCGCTTGGACCATCGTCCTTATTTTTCTGATCATCGACTTCAAGTACAAATACAGGGCTGTCGGTTTTTTCGTGGTACCCTTTGCCCTGTTAGGCATGGCTTGGGCCCAGCTTGGCCTTGACAGCGGCATCGAGCCATTGGTGCCTGCTCTGCAGAGTAACTGGCTTTTGTATCATGTAGTCACCTGTTTTCTGGGTTATGCTGCATTTGCAGTAGCCTGTGGCCTCTCCATCATGTATCTCATTCGTGAAAAACAGGAGGATTCGTCGGCTTCTTCACCGGCAGGCGGGGTAATCGGAATGTTTCCCTCCGTCAAAGTTCTGGACGACCTGAATTACAAGGCGATCATGATCGGTTTTCCCCTCTTGACCCTCGGCATCGTCACCGGCGCTGCCTGGGCAAACTATGCCTGGGGCACATACTGGAGCTGGGACCCTAAGGAAACCTGGTCACTCATAGTCTGGTTCGTATATGCTGCATTCCTCCACGCACGCATAACCAGAGGCTGGGTCGGCAGAAGGGCAGCCATCCTTTCCATCGTCGGATTTGCCGCTACCATTTTCTGCTATCTCGGCGTCAACCTTTTCCTGTCCGGCCTGCATAGTTACGGCAAGTAA
- a CDS encoding NHL repeat-containing protein: MKSVKAVVVVLLYLSISSIIAGCASAPVVKNRVFWPPLPDDPKIEWLGAYRTENDLPKTGSQKFFKNIIGEEEQIRFNRAMGIASDGSGKVYITDPSEMQVVVYDFNKNKVHVFAEKDKELQSMMKEPMGIAVDNNANIYVSDASAKKVFVFNRDEKLINTINLTQDTKRPFGIAIDNDRKRLVVADPVVHNLEVYDLNGKHMKTIGKLGSGPGEFYGPTWVTVLRNGNIAVSESRNCRLQLLDPEGKSLQIMGQRGDRPGELQMPKGIAADSENHLYSVDGRANAINVFSETGEYLLTVGGGYSAERKIAPGGFLLPIGIFIDQKDTIYVVDQMNLRFQIFQYMNDKYKKENPVAAGSSSSVAK; encoded by the coding sequence ATGAAAAGTGTAAAAGCAGTAGTCGTTGTTTTGCTGTACCTTTCGATTTCAAGCATCATCGCCGGCTGTGCGTCAGCACCCGTCGTGAAAAACCGTGTCTTTTGGCCACCCCTTCCGGATGATCCCAAAATCGAATGGCTGGGAGCATATCGTACGGAGAATGATCTGCCAAAAACGGGCAGTCAAAAGTTTTTTAAAAATATCATTGGCGAAGAGGAGCAGATCAGGTTCAACCGGGCCATGGGCATAGCGTCCGACGGCTCCGGCAAGGTCTACATTACCGACCCATCCGAAATGCAGGTTGTCGTCTATGATTTTAACAAGAACAAGGTCCATGTCTTTGCCGAAAAAGACAAGGAACTGCAATCCATGATGAAAGAACCTATGGGCATAGCCGTTGACAACAACGCAAATATCTATGTTTCCGATGCGAGTGCTAAAAAAGTGTTCGTTTTCAATAGGGACGAGAAACTGATCAACACCATCAACCTGACGCAAGACACAAAGCGCCCTTTTGGCATTGCAATCGATAATGATCGTAAAAGGCTCGTTGTGGCAGACCCTGTTGTTCACAACCTTGAAGTCTATGACCTCAATGGCAAACACATGAAAACCATCGGCAAACTCGGCTCAGGACCGGGGGAATTTTATGGGCCCACCTGGGTTACCGTATTGAGAAATGGTAACATTGCTGTTTCCGAATCCAGGAATTGCCGGCTGCAGCTGCTTGACCCGGAGGGTAAATCGCTTCAGATTATGGGCCAGCGGGGAGACCGTCCAGGCGAACTGCAGATGCCGAAGGGAATAGCTGCGGACTCTGAAAATCATCTTTATTCCGTTGACGGCAGAGCCAATGCGATCAATGTCTTCTCGGAAACCGGGGAATATCTGCTGACCGTTGGGGGAGGCTACTCCGCTGAAAGAAAGATCGCTCCCGGCGGTTTTTTGCTCCCCATCGGCATATTCATCGACCAGAAAGATACCATCTATGTGGTAGATCAAATGAATCTCCGCTTCCAGATCTTTCAATATATGAATGACAAGTATAAGAAAGAGAACCCTGTTGCAGCGGGTTCCTCCTCTTCTGTTGCCAAGTGA